A single genomic interval of Lathyrus oleraceus cultivar Zhongwan6 chromosome 7, CAAS_Psat_ZW6_1.0, whole genome shotgun sequence harbors:
- the LOC127103921 gene encoding uncharacterized protein LOC127103921 — protein sequence MVNPGLVYPQGYPQIASTPVISQTTSQHVQLPNHQVNPQPTNQNVVGSDYQLLDERIRAIEGFSAYSMDAKDLCLVPNVVVPPKFKAPDLPKYKGLSCPRSHVIMYCRKMASYINNDDLIIHCFQDSLSGASLDWYMGLERSKIRSWKDLSEAFLKQYKYNLDMAPTRLQLRNQACKSNETFKEYAQRWREMASRVKPALTDAELVDIFMGTLHGLYYEKMVGSSSSNFADMVTIGERIENGLKIGKIASIDSQPAAKKSHGFAKKKEAEANAVTTNVYPQVKALMDHMPYYPYPYIVAAQYQ from the coding sequence ATGGTGAATCCTGGTTTGGTGTATCCTCAAGGGTATCCTCAGATCGCTTCTACTCCAGTTATTTCTCAAACGACTTCTCAGCATGTTCAACTTCCCAATCATCAAGTTAATCCTCAACCTACCAATCAGAATGTTGTTGGTTCAGACTATCAGTTACTGGATGAAAGGATCAGAGCCATTGAAGGTTTCTCTGCTTATAGTATGGATGCTAAGGACTTATGCCTAGTTCCTAATGTGGTGGTTCCTCCTAAGTTCAAAGCGCCAGACCTACCAAAATATAAGGGTTTGAGTTGTCCAAGAAGCCATGTCATCATGTATTGTAGGAAGATGGCATCTTACATTAATAATGATGATCTTATTatccattgcttccaagacagcttaTCTGGGGCATCCTTAGACTGGTATATGGGCCTGGAACGCAGTAAAATCAGATCTTGGAAGGACTTGTCTGAAGCCTTTctcaagcaatacaaatataatcTGGACATGGCTCCCACCAGGCTACAACTGCGGAATCAAGCCTGCAAGAGCAATgaaacatttaaagaatacgctcagagatgGCGTGAAATGGCTTCCAGAGTTAAACCTGCACTGACAGATGCCGAATTGGTTGATATTTTCATGGGCACACTCCATGGTTTGTATTATGAGAAGATGGTTGGTAGCTCATCATCCAACTTTGCCGACATGGTAACCattggagaacgcatcgagaATGGGCTAAAAATAGGAAAGATTGCTAGTATCGACAGCCAGCCAGCGGCTAAGAAGTCTCACGgttttgctaagaagaaagaggCCGAGGCAAATGCCGTAACAACAAATGTATATCCTCAAGTTAAGGCACTTATGGATCATATGCCATACTACCCTTATCCATACATTGTCGCTGCTCAATATCAGTAA